The DNA region TGCTGCTGTGGCGGATCAACCTGGACCCCGACCCTGAAGTGGGTTTGTCCCTGCGCTACGTCGCCGACTGCGCGGTCGTCCTCGTCGCGTCGCTCGCGATGCTCGCGCGGGCGAGCAGCCAACGCCGCGGGCAGCGGCGGGCGCTCGCGGCCGCTGGGGCGCTCTGTTGCGTCGGCCTCGTTTCCACTGCCGCGTTCGACGACATATGGTCGCAGAACCCCACCAACGCGTACCTCGCCACTGTTCGCCGCGAGCTGGCGGCGAACCGCGCAACCCCGCTGCTCGACCAACCGGTCCCCTACACCGTGCTCAGTTGGATGAGTTACCCCGACAATCTCATGAGCCACGTTTTCGCGGCAGTGCGCGAGCGCCCGCCGTTCGCCACCTCGACCACGGTGTTGCATTTCGTCGACGACCAGGGGCGCTTCGTTCCTGGGCAAGTCAGCTCGGTGCGCACGATCCAGCAGGGCCCAGTCCCTGGCTGCGGCGCGCGCGTGGAGCCGCAAACCGCCCGAGCGCTGCCGCTCGACGGGCCGCTGCTCGACTGGCAGTGGACGGCGCAGCTCAATTATTTCGCCAGCGTGGACGGCGACGTCGAAGTCCGTCTGCCCACTGGCGCCGCGCAACGGGTCCCCGTCGCGTCGGGCCTGCACACCGTGTTCGTGCGATTGGACGGCGCAGGATCGGCAGTGATAGTGCGCCCGATCACGCCAGGGCTCTCGCTCTGTGTCGGGTCCGGCCCAGTCGGGGCGGTCTGGCCGCGATAAAGCGACCGCGCAACCCTGGGAGGCAGGCGCGGACCAAGGACATCCCGCAGTCCGCCTCCGTGTTTGCGCCGCCCGGCCCTGGGTGTTTCTCATAGCAAGTTCATAGCCAAAAAGGCCAGTTCCGTTGGTAGTTTCGAATCATGTCACCACAGAACAGCGGCGAGGCGGCGATTGCCTCCATGCCCCGGGGCGGCCCCGACGCCGGCGACGGCGCCGACGACCTCGCGCTGTGTGGTCAAGCGGGACAGTCCTCTTGGGCAGGCTGACGGAGAAGCTGGGACAGGCCGTCACCGGGAAGCCGGCGCGCGCGGCCGACGACAAGCGGGGTCAGACGGTGCCGCAGACAACGCAGACAGACCTGGAGACAATCCTGCGGGAGCTGCTGGGAATCCGCGCCAACGACCCTGGTGCGCGCATTGAACCCGTGGGCATGGCGTTCAGCCGTCCGACCGAAAACCGCGGCGGCCGAGCGCCCCGCCGAACCAGGAGATCGAAGCCTTGCGCCGACTGCTCTGCGCGCTGAGCATGGTGGCCGCTGTTGCCAGCTGCGCGAATCCCACTCATGTCACGGTTGCCGCGCCCCAGGGGATCCTTCCCCCGATGGGGTGGAACTCATGGAACTCGGGAATCGACATCAACGACCAGTCCATCCGGGGGACCATCGACGCGATGGTCTCCTCCGGCATGCGCGACGCCGGATACTCCTATGTCAACCTGGACGCCGGATGGGCAGCGCCCGAACGCAGTTCCACCGGTGAACTGGCCGCCGACCCGCAACGCTTTCCGTTCGGCCTCAAGCCGTTGGCCGACTACGCGCACGAGAGGGGGCTGCGGTTCGGCTTGTACTCGAGCCCGTTCAATCAGACCTGCGGGCAAAGCGTGGGCGCTGCGAGCCTCGGCCACGAAACCCAAGACGCCGCGACGTTTGCCGCGTGGGGAATCGACTTCCTCAAGTACGATTGGTGCGGCCCAAAAGCCAGCCACGACGAGCAAACGCGGATTTTCGGCGCGATGGGTTCGGCACTGCGCAAAAGCGGTCGGCGGATCGTCTACAGCATCAACCCCAACAGTGCCGACGATCCAGCAGCAGGCGCCCGCTTCGACTGGTCCGGCGTCGCCGACATGGTGCGCGTTTGCGGCGACCTGGTCCCGTTGTGGCGCAATGCCCTGCCGCCGCTGGGCTCGCCAGACCCCTTTGCCGCACGCGTCTTCAACGCTCTGCCCGACCAGCTCGCGGACGCCGTCAACAGCGCCGCCCGGCCCGCGTATCGCAACGACCCGGACATGCTGGTGGTCGGTGTGACA from Segniliparus rotundus DSM 44985 includes:
- a CDS encoding glycoside hydrolase family 27 protein codes for the protein MGWNSWNSGIDINDQSIRGTIDAMVSSGMRDAGYSYVNLDAGWAAPERSSTGELAADPQRFPFGLKPLADYAHERGLRFGLYSSPFNQTCGQSVGAASLGHETQDAATFAAWGIDFLKYDWCGPKASHDEQTRIFGAMGSALRKSGRRIVYSINPNSADDPAAGARFDWSGVADMVRVCGDLVPLWRNALPPLGSPDPFAARVFNALPDQLADAVNSAARPAYRNDPDMLVVGVTWSEFFLNHRELVLRSARNRLLTADQRVQLEPLLSMSAQTAQWMAAAQPGLTEDEQRSHFSLWAMLGAPLLAGNDLRSMSAATSSMLTNREVIAVDQDPLLATAHQVGGDGRIFAKPLADSSVAVALFNSSNAVADIATTAHAVGLPPASCYTLRDLWTGQSVGTAGGIVARSVAPHAVQLLRAVQAARCSP